A window of Equus przewalskii isolate Varuska chromosome 16, EquPr2, whole genome shotgun sequence contains these coding sequences:
- the LOC103560017 gene encoding collagen alpha-1(I) chain-like: MRKVCSRFHDEQCLFFTAAAHLAYFGNKKLFQDGTPPRLKPGSAPTSSTADGDPTSNLTEPPLRWCIERLSALGSVPVVGTRVTFRTTLRRQSAVTFTLRGQNATPAVTLGGSSARADPLHPQQAAGGRGAPQTLGVHAFRGAMIGQGSDEHPALRGGTRSGPPGGLGLEGTRGAFNPRSGAAAGRGRPEGPPPKPARVTRRHPSGSPCPPAPSLRPLSPQRPVPAGTEPTANASPSRSTAPRATAASPKHLRRGRQARRQSLGKPSSVWRRQPPPPPHLPGKESGQEHLTALTPFREQTTTLEATASTQPPARSATAHARASPAPGRTGRRAGSAGRGSFPAAARGDPAASAPQRAGG, translated from the exons ATGAGAAAAGTATGCTccag ATTTCACGATGAACAGTGTCTGTTCTTCACAGCTGCTGCACACCTGGCCTACTTCGGGAACAAGAAACTGTTCCAGGATGGAACCCCACCGCGCCTG AAGCCTGGCTCAGCCCCAACGTCTTCGACCGCAGACGGAGACCCCACCAGCAACCTGACGGAGCCGCCGCTGCGATGGTGCATCGAGCGTCTCAGTGCACTCGGCAGCGTCCCCGTCGTGGGCACTCGAGTGACTTTTAGGACTACGCTCAGAAGGCAGTCAGCGGTCACATTTACTCTGAGGGGTCAAAATGCCACGCCCGCAGTCACTCTCGGTGGGAGCAGCGCGCGGGCTGACCCGTTGCATCCCCAGCAGGCCGCTGGAGGTCGCGGGGCACCCCAAACGCTAGGCGTTCACGCCTTCAGGGGGGCGATGATCGGCCAGGGCAGCGACGAGCACCCGGCGCTCAGAGGAGGAACCCGGAGCGGGCCTCCCGGGGGTCTGGGACTCGAAGGCACCCGAGGAGCGTTCAACCCGCGCTCGGGCGCCGCGGCTGGCCGGGGGCGTCCCGAGGGCCCGCCGCCGAAGCCGGCTCGCGTCACCCGGCGGCACCCGTCCGGCTCTCCCTGCCCGCCCGCCCCCTCACTCCGGCCTCTGAGTCCCCAGCGGCCGGTGCCCGCGGGCACCGAACCTACGGCGAACGCCTCACCGAGCCGATCAACAGCCCCGAGGGCCACGGCCGCGAGCCCGAAGCACCTCAGGCGGGGCCGCCAGGCGCGCCGGCAGTCCCTCGGGAAGCCGTCCTCCGTGTGGCGGCGCcaaccaccaccgccaccacacTTACCGGGAAAGGAAAGCGGCCAGGAGCACCTAACCGCCCTCACTCCCTTCAGGGAGCAAACTACCACACTCGAAGCGACCGCCTCGACCCAGCCGCCAGCGCGCTCCGCTACTGCGCACGCGCGCGCTAGCCCCGCCCCCGGGCGCACCGGCCGGCGCGCGGGGTCCGCTGGGCGCGGGAGTTTTCCCGCCGCTGCCCGCGGCGACCCGGCCGCTTCTGCTCCCCAACGCGCGGGGGGCTGA